The Halanaerobium praevalens DSM 2228 genome contains a region encoding:
- a CDS encoding glycosyltransferase family 2 protein, whose translation MQKLSALVLTYNEEKHIEDCLASISWVDQVIVIDSFSDDQTKELCQQHENVDFYANEFKDFASQRNFGLEKIKTDWVFVIDADERVTEDLRAEIVETLNQSEAKAEGYEIARKNYFLGKWIKYCGWYPDYTLRLFQSRYRYSGLVHESPEIDGKIAKLKNDFIHYTYQDLESYTAKINQYTSLDAEKKYQSGKSVGIAYILIRPFLEFIKKYLFKKGFLLGSQGLILSVLSAYYQFLKAVKLWELNNFGDEN comes from the coding sequence ATGCAGAAATTAAGTGCTCTAGTTTTAACCTATAATGAAGAAAAGCATATTGAAGACTGTTTAGCTAGTATTAGCTGGGTTGATCAAGTTATAGTAATCGATTCTTTTAGTGATGATCAAACTAAAGAACTTTGTCAGCAGCATGAAAATGTTGATTTCTATGCAAATGAATTTAAAGATTTTGCTAGTCAAAGAAATTTTGGCTTAGAAAAAATTAAAACAGATTGGGTTTTTGTAATTGATGCTGATGAAAGAGTAACTGAAGATTTAAGAGCTGAAATAGTAGAAACTTTAAATCAATCTGAAGCTAAAGCGGAAGGTTATGAGATAGCTCGCAAAAATTATTTTTTAGGTAAATGGATTAAATACTGTGGTTGGTATCCTGATTATACTTTAAGACTTTTTCAAAGCAGATATAGATATAGTGGTTTAGTGCATGAATCACCAGAGATAGATGGAAAGATTGCGAAACTTAAAAATGATTTTATTCATTATACATATCAGGATTTAGAAAGTTATACAGCCAAAATTAATCAATATACTAGTCTTGATGCAGAAAAAAAATACCAGTCTGGTAAATCAGTAGGAATAGCTTATATTTTAATTCGACCTTTTTTGGAGTTTATAAAAAAATATTTATTTAAAAAAGGGTTTTTACTTGGTAGTCAGGGTTTGATATTATCAGTTTTATCAGCTTATTATCAGTTTTTAAAAGCAGTTAAACTTTGGGAATTAAATAACTTTGGGGATGAAAATTAA
- a CDS encoding glycosyltransferase: MKRIVFLNSCPVWGGGEKWTFTTAKILNEDPEFDIFIATGRETELFRRAKEAGIKTKEIEVKSGITVLNPIKVKVFVDFLKRNKIDIMFLNMSQDLKFGGITGKLAGLERIIYRRGLAVPIKDRFYNKFLFNKCLTNVIANSIAVKKSLLKNTSSWFKKGKIDIIYNGVDLEIIKSELDQNNSNLRNEFNIDAEEILISKIGRLTEQKGHKYLFEALSIVKNDYDKFTVLIVGKGDSEKELKTMVSKYNLENHIIFTGFRSDIYNILNQSDFLVHTALWEGCPNTILEAMAVGTPIVASNIPSVEEILINEDVGYLAKNKNPKDIASKMIKMIKNANRNQLSFNARKLIEKQFTTDIMVNNIKKIL; this comes from the coding sequence ATGAAAAGAATTGTTTTTTTAAATAGCTGTCCTGTTTGGGGTGGTGGAGAGAAATGGACCTTCACTACAGCTAAAATCTTAAATGAAGATCCAGAATTTGATATTTTTATTGCTACTGGCAGAGAAACAGAATTATTTAGGCGAGCAAAAGAAGCTGGAATTAAGACTAAAGAGATTGAAGTTAAAAGTGGAATAACAGTTTTGAATCCAATTAAGGTTAAAGTTTTTGTTGATTTTTTAAAAAGAAATAAAATTGATATTATGTTTTTAAATATGTCTCAAGATTTAAAGTTTGGTGGTATTACGGGTAAATTAGCTGGTTTAGAGCGGATAATTTATCGGCGGGGTTTAGCAGTACCAATTAAAGATAGATTTTATAATAAATTTTTATTTAATAAATGCTTAACAAATGTAATTGCTAATTCTATTGCTGTAAAGAAGTCATTATTAAAAAATACTTCTAGTTGGTTTAAAAAAGGTAAAATTGATATAATCTACAATGGTGTTGATTTAGAGATAATCAAATCGGAGCTTGATCAAAACAATAGTAATTTAAGGAACGAGTTTAATATTGATGCTGAAGAAATTTTAATTTCTAAAATTGGTCGTTTAACAGAACAAAAAGGGCACAAATATTTATTTGAAGCTCTTTCTATTGTTAAAAATGATTATGATAAATTTACAGTTTTAATTGTTGGAAAAGGAGATTCAGAAAAAGAATTAAAAACTATGGTATCAAAATACAACTTGGAAAATCATATTATTTTTACTGGATTTCGCAGTGATATTTATAATATTTTAAATCAGAGTGACTTTTTAGTTCATACTGCTTTGTGGGAAGGTTGTCCTAACACTATTTTAGAGGCAATGGCGGTAGGCACACCGATAGTTGCCTCAAATATTCCTTCAGTGGAGGAAATATTAATTAATGAAGATGTGGGATATTTGGCTAAAAATAAGAATCCTAAAGATATAGCTTCAAAGATGATTAAAATGATAAAAAACGCTAATCGAAATCAACTTTCTTTTAATGCCAGAAAATTAATAGAAAAGCAATTCACTACAGATATAATGGTAAATAACATTAAAAAGATTTTATAA
- a CDS encoding O-antigen ligase family protein, producing the protein MNKVLKGLDKFIIGSLLFMMFSSAISIGGSSIGMGFAFLAWIIKMMIKKIKSEEISFVAVPFSNAIWLLFAAILISFIGTYNFQQSLEGLEDYLIVILLFYTVVNNVKDLETVKKMFGFGVLSIILSSLYGVFYQYLYQGISRIDSTFMALDFGALLLMYSIFVMTYLFFAENSLKFKYLSASALILLLVTLILNKSRGAWLGFAGGSFMTFWLYKKKLIPIFLIALIVIVLLAPAAIQDRIISITDLKNNKSNTTRLGLWKSALIIFKDNPVNGVGINNFRPAYKSGYEQEGVPPFSHAHNSYLNFLSETGILGFSALIYLFFDILKYLYLAYKKIEDKFSKLFILSVFSSFVGAFVIQGMTESNFSKSVVGRTLWFLIALAVIIVQINEQKAELSN; encoded by the coding sequence ATGAATAAAGTTTTAAAGGGCTTAGATAAGTTTATAATAGGTAGTTTATTATTTATGATGTTTAGCTCAGCAATTTCAATTGGTGGTTCAAGTATAGGTATGGGCTTTGCTTTTTTAGCCTGGATAATTAAAATGATGATTAAAAAAATAAAATCAGAAGAGATTTCTTTTGTGGCTGTACCTTTTAGTAATGCAATCTGGCTTCTTTTTGCAGCAATATTGATATCTTTTATTGGTACTTATAATTTTCAGCAAAGTTTAGAGGGCTTAGAAGATTATTTAATTGTAATTCTTCTTTTTTATACTGTTGTTAACAATGTTAAGGATTTAGAAACGGTTAAGAAAATGTTTGGTTTTGGAGTGCTGTCAATTATTTTATCCTCACTTTATGGAGTGTTTTATCAATATCTATATCAGGGTATTAGCAGAATAGATTCTACATTTATGGCTTTAGATTTTGGTGCTTTGCTTTTAATGTATTCTATTTTTGTGATGACTTATTTATTTTTTGCTGAAAATAGCCTTAAATTTAAATATTTATCTGCTTCAGCCTTAATATTACTTTTAGTTACCTTGATTTTAAATAAATCACGTGGAGCTTGGCTAGGTTTTGCAGGTGGGTCTTTTATGACTTTTTGGTTATATAAAAAGAAACTTATTCCTATCTTTTTGATTGCTTTAATAGTGATAGTGTTATTAGCACCAGCTGCTATTCAGGACCGGATAATTAGTATTACAGATTTAAAAAATAATAAAAGTAATACAACCCGTTTAGGTTTATGGAAGAGTGCTTTAATTATTTTTAAAGATAATCCTGTTAATGGTGTAGGTATTAATAATTTTCGGCCAGCTTATAAATCTGGTTATGAACAGGAAGGTGTTCCACCTTTTTCTCATGCTCATAATTCATACCTTAATTTTCTATCTGAGACTGGAATTCTTGGCTTTTCTGCTTTAATTTATTTATTTTTTGATATTTTAAAATATTTATATTTAGCATATAAAAAAATTGAAGATAAATTTTCTAAGTTATTTATTTTAAGTGTTTTTTCTTCCTTTGTAGGAGCCTTTGTTATTCAGGGAATGACAGAATCCAATTTTTCAAAATCAGTAGTAGGTAGAACTCTCTGGTTTTTAATTGCTCTAGCTGTAATTATAGTTCAAATTAATGAGCAAAAAGCTGAACTATCAAATTGA
- a CDS encoding lipopolysaccharide kinase InaA family protein — protein sequence MKIKNKKSDGIDFYYNKKASNEMLEMTKYCLRNKRIDKKKFELIKKGNQREVYKAIIDSESYYFKKYCYRSFDKKLKNIFRKSAAYNSFKLSNDLIENGISVVKPVLAAEIKHNHLTVDSVFITKDFGGTDLQQFLAEQDYSAAEKEEIIISLAKLWSKLYKNNYLNGDPNLPGVLLNFDDKLKLSLVDLDNFRQSIYLTKKRIIRNLAKFNAHSYSGLAKMGSKKLKSADRKLFLQHLIRNYKRLEKMNLYQAIQAETFNILKAWGKSELI from the coding sequence ATGAAAATTAAAAATAAAAAATCAGATGGAATAGATTTTTATTATAATAAAAAAGCTTCAAATGAAATGCTAGAAATGACTAAATATTGTTTGAGAAATAAAAGAATTGATAAAAAAAAATTTGAATTAATAAAAAAAGGTAACCAGCGAGAGGTATATAAAGCCATTATTGATTCAGAAAGTTATTATTTTAAAAAATATTGTTATCGCAGTTTTGATAAAAAACTAAAAAATATCTTCAGAAAATCAGCTGCTTATAATTCTTTTAAGCTCAGTAATGATTTAATTGAAAATGGTATTTCAGTAGTTAAACCTGTATTAGCAGCTGAAATCAAACATAACCACCTTACTGTTGATAGTGTATTTATCACCAAGGATTTTGGTGGGACAGATTTACAGCAATTTTTGGCTGAGCAAGATTATTCTGCAGCAGAAAAAGAAGAAATTATTATTAGTTTAGCTAAGTTATGGAGTAAATTATATAAAAACAATTATCTTAATGGAGATCCAAATCTACCTGGGGTACTACTTAATTTTGATGATAAATTAAAATTATCCTTAGTGGATTTAGATAATTTTAGGCAGTCAATTTATTTAACTAAAAAAAGAATTATTCGAAATCTAGCTAAGTTTAATGCTCACAGTTATTCAGGTCTTGCTAAAATGGGAAGCAAAAAGCTAAAAAGTGCAGATCGGAAATTATTTTTGCAGCATCTCATAAGGAATTATAAGAGATTAGAAAAAATGAATCTTTACCAGGCTATTCAAGCTGAAACATTTAATATTTTAAAGGCCTGGGGAAAAAGTGAATTGATATAA
- a CDS encoding glycosyltransferase: MYDRKWPSKCPGINFCTSTCDGISKYSTTDNIFLFAVNNTNERDITEILSNEFNINPRRNFKIKLFKKYISRTKFILYLNFMKGFIKLNRSKKIDVIITRNTKLLPFLFLLKKLYNIKIVFETHHIYAAPHLREKKNRKKEVKIQKKILPKIDGIICLHNPQKEILKQNISQKNYLIARPGIYSKKKNNNWNKKYIGYVGSLSKNKGVEEIFYAYSKIKNNSIKLLIVGGKKNNLKKCHRLVEKLGISDSVKFTGWVNQKKLDYYLSQIKIGIVPAIDNFYNNYVSSPVKIFDYFSYSIPVIGSDIKSIRDIVTNDCGLFYKKGKTGELTNQMDRLNKDRNLYNELKNNIQKRQNDLLWEKRGKKIINFLEKI, from the coding sequence ATGTATGATAGAAAATGGCCTTCTAAATGTCCAGGTATTAATTTTTGTACATCTACTTGTGATGGTATTTCTAAATATTCTACAACTGATAATATATTTTTATTTGCTGTAAATAATACTAATGAAAGAGATATAACTGAAATATTATCTAATGAATTTAACATAAACCCAAGAAGAAATTTCAAAATAAAACTTTTTAAGAAGTATATTTCAAGAACTAAGTTTATTTTATATTTAAATTTCATGAAAGGGTTTATAAAACTTAATAGAAGTAAGAAAATTGATGTTATAATAACTAGGAATACTAAGTTACTACCATTTTTATTTCTATTAAAGAAATTATATAATATAAAAATTGTATTTGAAACACACCATATATATGCAGCGCCACATTTAAGGGAGAAAAAGAATAGGAAAAAAGAAGTAAAAATACAAAAAAAAATATTACCTAAAATTGATGGTATAATATGTTTGCATAATCCTCAAAAAGAAATTTTAAAACAGAACATATCGCAAAAAAATTATCTTATTGCTAGACCTGGAATTTATAGTAAAAAGAAAAATAATAATTGGAATAAAAAATATATTGGATATGTAGGATCTTTAAGCAAAAATAAAGGAGTAGAAGAAATTTTTTATGCTTATAGCAAAATTAAAAATAATTCTATTAAGTTACTAATTGTAGGGGGTAAAAAGAATAATTTAAAAAAATGTCATAGATTGGTTGAAAAATTAGGCATTTCAGATAGTGTTAAATTTACAGGATGGGTAAATCAAAAAAAGTTAGATTATTATTTATCTCAAATTAAAATTGGTATTGTTCCTGCAATTGATAATTTTTATAATAACTATGTAAGTTCACCTGTTAAAATATTTGATTATTTTTCTTATTCTATACCTGTAATTGGAAGCGATATTAAATCAATTAGAGATATTGTGACTAACGATTGTGGGTTATTTTATAAAAAAGGGAAAACAGGAGAATTAACAAATCAAATGGATAGATTAAATAAAGATAGAAATTTGTACAATGAATTAAAAAATAATATTCAGAAAAGACAAAATGATTTATTATGGGAAAAAAGAGGAAAAAAAATAATAAATTTTTTAGAAAAAATATAG
- a CDS encoding glycosyltransferase family 4 protein translates to MKIALIHKKYTTHGGTERYMVGLSKFLVQKGHEVHVITGNVDESSKAEGVIYHLVSAWGKHLGIDKHIFAKAAKKEVEKYNFDIIQSFSRLGFGDVIRIGGGCHQVFLYKYLSSLENKIYKFKKKIEYKLSLQDYFTRYYEAKDFEKGNYKKIVAVSQMVKDDIIKLYDVPADDIIVNHNGVNLEKFNLNNKDKFSQAIRKKHNFTKNDYVLLFLGTGFKRKGLKYVLEALKNLENAKLMIVGKGDIDKFKSKAEELSVLDRCRFIGPVREVEKYYAAADVFVFPSTYDPCANVTLEAMASGLPVITTEDNGASGVIDKNQNGYILEVADDVKKMVEYIKKLKNNKVRRTFSEQASAKMQNHSKKDNYQKMLDFYKKEEGCKL, encoded by the coding sequence ATGAAAATAGCACTGATACATAAAAAATATACTACCCATGGCGGAACAGAAAGATATATGGTTGGTTTATCAAAATTTTTAGTTCAAAAAGGCCATGAAGTACATGTTATAACTGGAAATGTTGATGAAAGCTCTAAAGCAGAAGGAGTTATCTATCATCTTGTTTCTGCCTGGGGAAAGCATTTAGGAATAGATAAACATATATTTGCTAAAGCTGCCAAAAAAGAAGTTGAAAAATATAACTTTGATATAATTCAAAGTTTTTCGAGGTTAGGTTTTGGAGATGTTATTCGAATTGGTGGAGGCTGTCATCAAGTTTTTTTGTATAAATATTTAAGTAGTCTAGAAAATAAAATTTATAAATTTAAAAAGAAAATTGAATATAAATTATCTTTACAGGATTACTTTACAAGATATTATGAAGCAAAGGATTTTGAAAAAGGTAATTATAAAAAAATAGTTGCAGTTTCACAAATGGTTAAAGATGATATTATTAAGCTTTATGATGTTCCAGCAGATGATATAATTGTTAATCATAATGGTGTGAATTTAGAAAAATTTAATTTAAATAACAAAGATAAGTTTTCTCAAGCAATTAGAAAAAAACATAATTTTACTAAAAATGACTATGTTTTATTATTTTTAGGAACTGGATTTAAAAGAAAAGGGTTAAAATATGTATTAGAAGCACTTAAAAATTTAGAAAATGCCAAGCTGATGATAGTTGGTAAGGGTGATATAGATAAATTTAAATCTAAAGCCGAAGAATTGTCTGTTTTAGATAGATGTAGATTTATTGGTCCAGTAAGAGAAGTAGAAAAATATTATGCGGCAGCTGATGTTTTTGTATTTCCGTCTACTTATGATCCCTGTGCTAATGTTACTTTAGAAGCAATGGCTTCTGGTTTGCCAGTAATTACTACTGAAGATAACGGTGCTTCCGGAGTAATTGATAAAAATCAAAATGGATATATTTTAGAAGTAGCTGATGATGTAAAAAAAATGGTTGAATATATAAAAAAACTTAAGAATAATAAAGTAAGACGAACTTTTTCTGAGCAAGCAAGTGCTAAAATGCAAAATCATAGTAAAAAAGATAATTACCAAAAAATGTTGGATTTTTATAAAAAAGAAGAGGGTTGTAAATTATAA
- a CDS encoding glycosyltransferase family 4 protein, with protein sequence MKNILIMNTGTGWGGLEAWFYKTAAALQKRDYNIFILAKTDSKFYYKSIAQDFNVTGIDHIGDGTFLNPARIGFLVKYLKKNKIDAIFLAQSSHFKYGSIAGKIAGTEKIIYRRAIAKPIKNKFYNRLFLKYFITDFMSISKITRDMNLQDIPAGVLDKSKQKLVYKGVKKDNFLEPEIKFDLRDEFEIKKDELILVNIGRMCRQKAQQYLIEALPKVIEKHQNFKVLFVGKLGGKENKYKKLAEELGVKDNVIFTGFRKDIPSILKQADFMVHTAIYEGGSPWVILEAMMAGLPIVSTEAITIPEFVQDGVNGYLAENKNPEDIANQVIKMIENKDRVKMGQKSAEIAAEKYTFKKMIDNIEEKIFNKTLN encoded by the coding sequence ATGAAAAATATTTTAATTATGAATACGGGAACAGGTTGGGGTGGTTTAGAGGCCTGGTTTTATAAAACTGCTGCTGCATTACAAAAAAGAGATTATAATATATTTATTTTAGCTAAAACTGATTCTAAATTTTATTATAAATCTATTGCACAGGATTTTAATGTTACAGGCATAGATCATATTGGTGACGGAACATTTTTAAATCCAGCAAGAATTGGTTTTTTAGTTAAGTACCTGAAAAAAAATAAAATTGATGCCATCTTTTTGGCTCAATCATCTCATTTTAAATATGGTTCAATAGCTGGTAAGATTGCTGGTACAGAAAAAATTATTTATCGCAGAGCGATTGCTAAACCTATAAAAAATAAGTTTTATAATCGTTTATTTTTAAAATACTTTATTACAGATTTTATGTCAATTTCCAAAATTACACGAGATATGAATTTGCAAGATATCCCAGCGGGTGTTTTGGATAAAAGTAAACAAAAATTAGTTTATAAAGGTGTTAAAAAGGATAATTTTTTAGAACCTGAAATCAAGTTTGATTTGAGAGATGAATTTGAAATCAAAAAGGATGAACTAATTTTAGTAAATATCGGCAGAATGTGTCGTCAAAAAGCTCAGCAATATTTAATTGAAGCTCTGCCCAAAGTTATCGAAAAACATCAAAATTTCAAGGTGTTATTTGTTGGTAAATTAGGTGGTAAAGAAAATAAGTATAAAAAATTAGCCGAAGAACTTGGGGTCAAAGATAACGTTATTTTTACTGGTTTTAGAAAAGATATACCATCTATTTTAAAACAGGCTGATTTTATGGTCCATACTGCTATTTATGAGGGTGGATCTCCCTGGGTAATCTTGGAGGCAATGATGGCAGGTTTGCCAATAGTTTCTACAGAAGCAATCACTATTCCAGAATTTGTGCAGGACGGAGTTAATGGATATTTGGCAGAAAATAAAAATCCTGAAGATATTGCTAATCAAGTTATCAAGATGATAGAAAACAAGGATAGGGTTAAGATGGGTCAAAAATCAGCAGAAATTGCTGCTGAGAAATATACCTTTAAAAAAATGATTGATAATATTGAAGAAAAAATTTTTAATAAAACATTAAATTAA
- a CDS encoding NAD-dependent epimerase/dehydratase family protein: MKHLITGAAGFIGSNLAKELLNAGEEVIGIDCFTDYYSRDLKERNIKNILDNPNFTFLEKDLLQINLKKLLKDIDYIYHQAAQAGVRSSWGEDFEIYNQNNILLTQKLLEAAREAEQLKKFVYASSSSVYGDTDQLPMQEKNRLQPVSPYGVSKLAGENLAYLYYKNFKVPTVSLRYFTVYGQGQRPDMAFHIFIKAFLTGKEINIFGDGKQSRNFTYVGDIARANILAAQKAPAGEIINIGGSGKGIVLNDTLDLIKELTNCNTKINYTSKVKGDVKHTSADTSKAKKLLGYQPQVSFKEGLKREVEWLQEIY, encoded by the coding sequence TTGAAACATTTAATTACAGGAGCAGCAGGTTTTATTGGTTCTAATTTAGCCAAGGAACTATTAAATGCAGGTGAAGAAGTAATTGGTATAGATTGTTTTACAGATTATTATTCTCGTGATTTGAAAGAAAGAAATATAAAAAATATATTAGATAATCCTAACTTTACTTTTTTAGAAAAAGATCTTTTGCAGATTAATTTAAAAAAGCTATTAAAAGATATAGATTATATATATCATCAGGCTGCTCAAGCTGGAGTTCGATCAAGCTGGGGAGAGGATTTTGAAATATATAATCAAAACAATATTCTTTTAACTCAAAAATTATTGGAGGCGGCCAGAGAAGCTGAGCAATTAAAGAAATTTGTTTATGCCTCATCTTCTTCAGTCTATGGTGATACAGATCAGCTGCCAATGCAGGAAAAAAATAGATTACAGCCAGTTTCTCCTTATGGAGTTTCTAAGTTGGCTGGAGAAAATTTAGCTTATTTATATTATAAAAACTTTAAGGTACCTACAGTTTCACTGCGTTATTTTACTGTTTATGGTCAGGGCCAGCGTCCTGATATGGCTTTTCATATTTTTATTAAAGCTTTTTTAACAGGTAAAGAAATTAATATTTTTGGTGACGGCAAACAGAGTCGAAATTTTACTTATGTTGGTGACATTGCACGAGCTAATATTTTAGCTGCTCAAAAAGCTCCAGCTGGTGAAATTATTAATATTGGCGGTTCGGGTAAAGGAATAGTTTTAAATGATACTCTTGATTTAATTAAAGAGCTTACAAATTGTAATACTAAAATTAATTATACATCAAAAGTTAAGGGAGATGTAAAACATACTTCTGCTGACACTTCTAAAGCTAAAAAACTATTGGGTTATCAGCCACAAGTATCATTTAAAGAAGGCTTAAAAAGAGAAGTGGAATGGCTGCAGGAAATTTACTAA
- a CDS encoding lipopolysaccharide kinase InaA family protein, giving the protein MNLKSNSFLNYEKKGVKITIRSDLNPKWVESFLDEFCFGLENKSRNEKVLYDKRNTITKINDQILKKEIAVKEFHLTKTYDQLRFRMLPSKAERSLNLARALEKIGLQTPAPLAVIEKRGKTNQLIFSYYITDYVDYDFNLLDIAKNFEHPERYKVKELMPKLGQEIKKMHQAKIVHNDLHAGNILVKDFEIKPKLYYIDLNRGRIKENLSQKEKIDDLKRLKFTEQEKKILFKNYAPKNWKYYQKKVTKARQKRRKFVKTKNKIRKFLGIK; this is encoded by the coding sequence ATGAACTTAAAAAGTAATTCTTTTCTAAACTACGAAAAAAAAGGGGTTAAGATTACTATTCGTAGTGATCTTAATCCAAAATGGGTAGAATCCTTTTTAGATGAATTTTGTTTTGGCTTAGAAAATAAATCTAGAAATGAAAAAGTTTTATATGATAAAAGAAATACAATCACTAAAATAAATGATCAGATTTTAAAAAAAGAAATAGCAGTTAAAGAATTTCATTTAACTAAAACTTATGATCAACTTCGTTTTAGAATGCTGCCATCTAAAGCAGAGCGTTCACTCAACCTTGCTAGAGCTTTAGAGAAGATTGGCCTCCAAACACCTGCTCCCTTAGCTGTTATTGAAAAAAGGGGTAAGACTAATCAACTTATCTTTAGCTATTATATAACTGACTATGTTGATTATGATTTTAATCTGCTCGATATTGCTAAAAATTTTGAACATCCAGAAAGATATAAAGTTAAAGAATTAATGCCTAAACTGGGTCAAGAAATTAAAAAAATGCACCAGGCAAAGATTGTCCATAATGATTTACATGCAGGTAATATTTTAGTTAAAGATTTCGAAATTAAGCCTAAATTATATTATATTGATTTAAATCGGGGTAGAATTAAGGAAAATCTTTCACAAAAAGAAAAAATAGATGATCTTAAAAGATTGAAATTTACTGAGCAGGAAAAAAAGATTTTATTTAAAAATTATGCTCCAAAAAATTGGAAGTATTATCAAAAAAAAGTTACTAAGGCAAGACAGAAGCGAAGAAAATTTGTCAAAACTAAAAATAAAATCAGAAAGTTTTTAGGAATAAAATAA
- a CDS encoding FAD-dependent oxidoreductase, whose amino-acid sequence MKIAVIGAVAAGTSAAAKARRTNKEAEIVVFEKGIDISYAGCGLPYYISDIIEERDQLLAFTAQTFADKYGVELRTEHEVKEIDPAKKMIYYDHLAESKKGGYEYDKLIIATGATAIEPPFPGLELNNIFTLRSVNSADKIKAAVNSGQVKKATIIGAGLIGLEMAEAFSERGIEVTVVELQEQVLPQFSPEMAELVAEHLEAKGVKLILGDGVDHFAGEKELAKVVTASGKEIEADLALLSIGIKAETELAQKAGIEVGESGAIKVNQKLETNLKDIYAAGDCAESTDLLTNKPVWIPLGSTANKQGRTAGENAAGGDAKHYGILKTGITKIFDLTAATTGLTLEEAEAAGIDAFEVKIKARNHAGYYPGAAPIHLKGVFEKESGVIVGAEVIGGSGSDKRIDVLATAIYNRMTADELFQVDLAYAPPYSSPKDPAAVLGMVAAKKL is encoded by the coding sequence ATGAAAATTGCAGTAATTGGAGCAGTTGCAGCTGGAACTAGTGCAGCAGCTAAAGCACGGAGAACAAACAAAGAAGCAGAGATAGTTGTTTTCGAAAAAGGAATTGACATTTCTTATGCTGGTTGTGGTCTACCCTATTATATATCCGATATAATAGAAGAAAGAGATCAACTTTTAGCTTTTACTGCTCAGACTTTTGCCGATAAATATGGAGTTGAGCTTAGAACAGAGCATGAAGTTAAAGAAATTGATCCAGCTAAAAAAATGATTTACTATGATCATTTAGCGGAATCTAAAAAAGGTGGTTATGAATATGATAAATTAATAATAGCTACAGGAGCAACTGCTATTGAGCCTCCTTTTCCTGGTTTAGAATTGAATAATATTTTCACTTTACGCTCTGTTAATAGTGCTGATAAAATTAAAGCAGCTGTAAATTCTGGTCAAGTTAAAAAAGCAACAATTATTGGAGCAGGACTAATTGGATTAGAAATGGCAGAAGCTTTTAGTGAGCGAGGAATAGAAGTTACTGTGGTTGAATTACAAGAACAAGTATTACCACAATTCAGTCCAGAAATGGCAGAGCTTGTAGCAGAACATCTAGAAGCAAAAGGGGTAAAACTAATTTTAGGTGATGGGGTTGACCATTTTGCGGGAGAAAAAGAATTAGCAAAAGTAGTTACAGCTTCTGGTAAAGAAATTGAGGCTGATTTAGCTTTGCTTTCAATTGGAATTAAAGCAGAAACAGAACTTGCTCAAAAAGCAGGAATAGAAGTTGGAGAAAGTGGAGCAATTAAAGTTAATCAAAAATTAGAAACTAACCTTAAAGATATTTATGCAGCAGGAGATTGTGCAGAATCTACTGATCTTTTAACAAATAAACCAGTTTGGATTCCTTTAGGTTCAACAGCAAATAAACAGGGAAGAACCGCTGGTGAAAATGCAGCTGGGGGAGATGCTAAACATTATGGTATTTTAAAGACAGGTATTACTAAAATCTTTGATTTAACAGCAGCTACTACAGGTTTAACATTAGAAGAAGCCGAAGCTGCTGGTATTGATGCTTTTGAAGTTAAAATAAAAGCTCGTAATCATGCTGGTTATTACCCTGGAGCAGCTCCAATTCATCTTAAAGGAGTATTTGAAAAAGAAAGTGGAGTTATTGTTGGAGCAGAAGTGATTGGTGGTAGTGGTTCAGATAAGAGGATTGATGTCTTAGCTACAGCCATTTATAATCGGATGACAGCTGATGAGTTATTTCAGGTTGATCTCGCTTATGCTCCTCCTTATTCAAGTCCTAAAGATCCAGCTGCTGTTTTAGGTATGGTAGCAGCTAAAAAACTTTAA